A stretch of the Spirochaetota bacterium genome encodes the following:
- a CDS encoding efflux RND transporter permease subunit, with protein VTKAVFAIDENKLKATIEQLRERGHKTEHAVLEGSVSRLRPVLMTALIAMASLIPLILSHGTGNEIQRPLATVVIGGLVTATLGTLFLLPLSYTLVTRKRQ; from the coding sequence AGTCACCAAGGCGGTCTTTGCCATCGACGAAAACAAGCTCAAGGCCACGATCGAGCAGCTGCGGGAACGCGGACATAAGACAGAACACGCGGTTCTCGAGGGCAGCGTAAGCAGGCTTCGCCCCGTGCTCATGACGGCGCTCATAGCGATGGCTAGTCTCATTCCGCTGATACTTTCCCACGGCACGGGGAACGAGATACAGCGTCCATTGGCGACCGTTGTCATCGGGGGGCTTGTTACCGCAACCCTTGGGACTTTATTCCTTCTGCCGCTGAGCTATACGCTGGTAACAAGAAAACGACAGTGA